A part of Pararhizobium sp. A13 genomic DNA contains:
- a CDS encoding group II truncated hemoglobin, with amino-acid sequence MTDAQTETLYNAIGGDGTVRALTHRFYELMETLPQAARCRAVHPADLSGSEEKFYEYLTGWLGGPPLYTDKRGHPRLRSRHFGAAIGSQERDEWLLCFTQALEETVSHPQLRSIILEPVTRLAHHMQNKDE; translated from the coding sequence ATGACGGACGCGCAGACGGAAACACTTTACAATGCGATCGGTGGTGACGGCACGGTGCGGGCGCTGACACATCGCTTTTACGAGCTGATGGAAACGCTGCCGCAAGCGGCCCGCTGCCGCGCCGTGCATCCGGCCGATCTCTCCGGCAGCGAAGAGAAATTCTACGAATATCTGACCGGCTGGCTGGGCGGACCGCCGCTTTATACCGACAAGCGCGGCCACCCCAGGCTGAGAAGCCGCCATTTCGGCGCGGCGATCGGTTCACAGGAGCGCGACGAGTGGCTGCTCTGTTTCACCCAGGCACTGGAGGAAACAGTCTCGCATCCGCAGTTGCGGTCGATCATCCTGGAGCCGGTGACGCGGCTTGCTCACCATATGCAGAACAAGGACGAATAG
- a CDS encoding Gfo/Idh/MocA family oxidoreductase — translation MKPIRLLILGTGGMANTHAMNFATIKGVQLVAAVDVDLVRVQAFALRHEITKTFTSLDEAIAWGGFDAVANVTPDKIHYPTTLKLLAAGKHVLCEKPLAEDYAKADEMAAAAEKSGLVTMVNLTYRNVAEIQKARQMVLAGEIGKVRHIEASYLQSWLVSKAWGDWATESQWLWRLSTKHGSNGVLGDVGIHILDFAGYGAASDIEQVFARLKTFDKAPGNRIGDYDLDANDSFTMTAEFANGAMGVIHASRWATGHLNELRLRMHGDKGAIEVIHTPDGSTLRACLGEDIEKGLWKDIDAGTVLTNYQRFIDAIRAGKTQEPSFRHAADLQKVLDLALLTEKERRELAV, via the coding sequence ATGAAGCCCATCCGTCTTCTCATTCTTGGAACCGGCGGCATGGCCAACACCCATGCCATGAATTTTGCGACCATCAAGGGTGTGCAGCTCGTTGCTGCGGTCGATGTCGATCTCGTCCGGGTGCAGGCCTTCGCGCTGCGTCACGAGATCACGAAGACCTTCACCTCGCTCGACGAGGCAATCGCCTGGGGTGGGTTCGATGCGGTTGCCAACGTGACGCCGGACAAGATCCACTATCCGACGACGCTGAAACTTCTGGCCGCCGGCAAGCATGTGCTCTGTGAAAAGCCGCTGGCCGAGGACTATGCCAAGGCCGACGAGATGGCGGCGGCGGCGGAGAAGTCCGGTCTGGTGACGATGGTCAACCTGACCTACCGCAACGTCGCGGAAATCCAGAAGGCGCGCCAGATGGTGCTCGCCGGCGAGATCGGCAAGGTGCGCCACATCGAGGCCTCCTATCTGCAAAGTTGGCTGGTCTCCAAGGCCTGGGGCGACTGGGCGACAGAATCGCAATGGCTCTGGCGGCTTTCGACCAAACACGGCTCAAACGGCGTGCTCGGCGACGTCGGGATTCATATTCTCGATTTTGCCGGCTATGGCGCGGCGAGCGACATCGAGCAGGTTTTTGCGCGGCTGAAGACCTTCGACAAGGCGCCCGGCAACCGGATCGGCGACTACGATCTCGACGCCAATGACAGCTTTACCATGACCGCCGAGTTCGCCAATGGCGCCATGGGCGTCATCCATGCCAGCCGCTGGGCGACCGGGCACCTCAACGAGTTGCGCCTGCGCATGCATGGCGACAAGGGGGCGATCGAGGTTATCCACACGCCAGACGGATCGACGCTTCGCGCATGCCTCGGCGAAGACATCGAAAAGGGTCTCTGGAAGGATATCGACGCGGGAACCGTGCTGACGAATTACCAGCGTTTCATCGATGCGATCAGGGCCGGTAAAACGCAGGAGCCGAGCTTCCGGCACGCAGCCGATCTGCAGAAGGTGCTCGATCTTGCCCTGCTCACGGAGAAGGAGCGTCGTGAACTCGCGGTGTGA
- a CDS encoding antibiotic biosynthesis monooxygenase has protein sequence MYFAMNRFKIAVGHEEAFETVWKGRDSSLAEVPGFKEFRLLRGETVAEEGYTLFVSSSIWESRDAFAAWTKSENFRAAHKSAADNRAMYLGPPKFEGFSVVEGA, from the coding sequence ATGTATTTTGCCATGAACAGGTTCAAAATTGCAGTCGGTCACGAAGAGGCTTTCGAAACTGTCTGGAAAGGCCGCGATTCCAGCCTCGCCGAAGTGCCGGGTTTCAAGGAGTTCCGGCTGCTGCGCGGCGAAACCGTTGCCGAGGAAGGCTATACGCTGTTCGTCTCGAGCTCGATTTGGGAAAGCCGCGACGCCTTTGCCGCCTGGACCAAATCGGAAAATTTTCGCGCGGCGCACAAGAGCGCTGCCGATAACCGGGCGATGTATCTCGGGCCGCCGAAATTCGAAGGGTTCTCCGTCGTCGAGGGCGCTTGA
- a CDS encoding DUF423 domain-containing protein, whose protein sequence is MQNGQLRPAILFVAGLMGLFGVVSAAAASHGADPRLLGGASAMCLAHAPALVALYAAWPVMRTAALAALLLSAGTALFAADLTARHFLGHGLFPMSAPTGGVLMMLGWLAVSAGAFFKRTEI, encoded by the coding sequence ATGCAGAACGGCCAGTTGCGACCGGCAATCCTCTTTGTTGCCGGACTGATGGGACTGTTTGGCGTCGTCAGCGCCGCTGCCGCGTCGCATGGGGCCGATCCACGCCTGCTCGGCGGCGCCTCGGCGATGTGCCTGGCGCACGCCCCTGCCCTCGTCGCTCTCTATGCCGCCTGGCCGGTGATGCGGACGGCGGCGCTCGCCGCACTCCTGCTTTCAGCCGGCACGGCCCTGTTTGCCGCCGATCTCACCGCCCGGCATTTCCTCGGCCACGGCCTGTTTCCGATGTCGGCACCAACGGGCGGCGTGCTGATGATGCTTGGCTGGCTGGCGGTCTCGGCCGGCGCGTTCTTCAAGCGCACGGAAATTTAG
- a CDS encoding ThuA domain-containing protein: protein MTIKAVVWGENIHEQTNAVVREIYPNGMHNTIAAALNADVGIEATTATLQEPEHGLSVERLAKTDVLLWWGHKDHGAVADEIVERVARRVWEGMGLIVLHSGHFSKPFKRLMGTPCALKWREAGERERVWVINPRHPIAEGLDENFVLENEEMYGEQFSVPEPLETVFISWFAGGEVFRSGLTWRRGAGNIFYFRPGHETYPTYHDANVHKVLRNSVRWAYNRQGTYSAIHDAPNVPVEQALEPIVERGPKLHQAGEQGYK, encoded by the coding sequence ATGACCATCAAGGCAGTCGTGTGGGGTGAAAACATCCACGAACAGACAAACGCGGTCGTGCGGGAAATCTACCCGAACGGCATGCACAACACGATCGCTGCGGCGCTCAACGCCGACGTCGGCATTGAGGCGACGACGGCGACCCTGCAGGAGCCGGAACATGGCCTGAGCGTCGAGCGCCTGGCAAAGACCGATGTCCTGCTCTGGTGGGGCCACAAGGATCACGGCGCGGTGGCCGACGAGATCGTCGAGCGCGTCGCCAGGCGCGTTTGGGAAGGCATGGGCCTGATCGTGCTGCATTCCGGCCATTTCTCCAAGCCGTTCAAGCGGCTGATGGGAACCCCTTGCGCCCTGAAATGGCGCGAGGCGGGCGAGCGCGAGCGGGTCTGGGTCATCAACCCGCGCCATCCGATCGCCGAGGGGCTGGACGAGAATTTCGTGCTCGAGAACGAGGAAATGTACGGCGAGCAGTTCTCCGTGCCGGAGCCGCTCGAAACGGTGTTCATCTCCTGGTTCGCCGGTGGCGAAGTGTTCCGCTCGGGCCTGACCTGGCGGCGCGGCGCCGGCAACATCTTCTATTTCCGCCCCGGCCACGAGACCTATCCGACCTATCACGATGCCAACGTCCACAAGGTGCTGCGCAATTCCGTGCGGTGGGCCTACAACCGCCAAGGCACCTACAGCGCCATCCACGATGCGCCGAACGTGCCGGTCGAACAGGCGCTGGAGCCGATCGTCGAGCGCGGGCCGAAGCTGCATCAGGCAGGCGAACAGGGGTACAAGTGA
- a CDS encoding SMR family transporter encodes MNPTMLYAMLVLAIVFEVLGTSAMQAAQHFTKLLPTLVMVVCYAVAFYFLSYTLKVIPVGIAYAIWSGLGIVLISLAGYLVFGQKLDFAAVLGLGLIIAGVVVLNLFSKSTFH; translated from the coding sequence ATGAACCCCACCATGCTCTATGCCATGCTCGTGCTCGCCATCGTCTTCGAGGTGCTTGGCACGTCGGCGATGCAGGCGGCCCAGCATTTCACCAAGCTCCTCCCGACGCTTGTGATGGTGGTTTGCTACGCCGTCGCCTTCTACTTCCTCTCCTATACACTGAAGGTTATTCCTGTCGGCATTGCCTATGCGATCTGGAGCGGGCTCGGCATCGTGCTGATCTCGCTTGCCGGCTATCTTGTATTCGGCCAGAAGCTTGATTTTGCTGCCGTTCTGGGGCTTGGCCTGATCATCGCCGGGGTTGTCGTGCTCAATCTCTTCTCCAAATCCACCTTCCACTAA
- a CDS encoding substrate-binding domain-containing protein yields the protein MNLKEFASRLELSQTTVSRALSGYPEVKQATRERVLKAALEYGYRPNTSALGLATGRVGAIGIVLKGGGEFGPHTSEFMGGLGGRLQQEEIDILVSTVDSQEAELSTYRRLAASKRVDAVILHSPFLDDPRIALLTSLRLPFLVHGRTNTGGNFGWLDIDNFGAVRQATRHLLDLGHRRIALLNGYRGRIFAEHRQEGYQTALAERGVAIDPALTGHSEFTDEMGFRLMQGFLKLDRKPTAVVAGSMMSALGAMRAIRIAGMKVGDDISLIAHDDVFPYISPDHLVPTLSTTRSSIRAAGARIGEMVLELLQGTPAETLREVWPVELVIRNSTAAAKRN from the coding sequence ATGAACCTCAAGGAGTTCGCAAGCCGGCTGGAGCTTTCGCAGACGACGGTCAGCCGCGCCCTCAGCGGTTATCCCGAGGTGAAGCAGGCGACCCGCGAACGCGTGCTGAAAGCCGCGCTCGAATATGGCTACCGGCCGAACACCAGCGCGCTCGGCCTTGCCACCGGCCGCGTCGGCGCGATCGGCATCGTCCTGAAGGGCGGCGGCGAGTTCGGGCCGCATACGAGCGAGTTCATGGGCGGACTGGGCGGGCGGCTGCAGCAGGAGGAGATCGACATCCTGGTCTCCACCGTCGATTCGCAAGAGGCAGAGTTGTCCACCTATCGGCGACTCGCCGCCAGCAAGCGCGTCGATGCCGTCATCCTGCATTCGCCCTTCCTCGACGATCCCCGTATTGCCCTCCTCACGTCGCTGCGCCTGCCCTTCCTCGTGCACGGGCGCACCAATACCGGCGGCAATTTCGGCTGGCTGGACATCGACAATTTCGGCGCGGTGCGTCAGGCGACCAGGCATCTGCTCGATCTCGGCCATCGCCGGATCGCGCTACTCAACGGCTATCGCGGCCGGATTTTCGCCGAGCACCGGCAGGAAGGCTACCAAACCGCGCTTGCCGAGCGTGGGGTTGCCATCGATCCGGCGCTGACAGGGCATAGCGAATTCACCGACGAGATGGGGTTCCGGCTGATGCAGGGCTTCCTGAAGCTTGACCGGAAGCCGACGGCGGTTGTTGCCGGCTCGATGATGTCGGCGCTTGGCGCGATGCGAGCCATCCGGATCGCGGGAATGAAGGTCGGCGACGACATTTCGCTGATCGCCCATGACGACGTCTTTCCGTATATCAGCCCTGACCACCTCGTCCCGACGCTATCGACGACGCGGTCCTCGATCCGCGCAGCCGGTGCGCGAATCGGCGAAATGGTGCTGGAGCTTCTGCAGGGAACACCAGCCGAAACCCTGCGGGAGGTCTGGCCGGTGGAACTGGTCATCCGCAACTCAACAGCCGCAGCGAAGCGGAACTGA
- a CDS encoding DUF2325 domain-containing protein — MGDKRHQLKPKQKQGREAEARNAQSSAGAQKSQLEGRSFLYVGGRDCQVAHLRQIASSHGAELIHHDGGLREAVSRIDNILPSVDCVFCPIDCISHDACLRVKTGCKKWGKAFVPLRNGSKSSLERAFLDLKASRNNAG; from the coding sequence ATGGGTGACAAACGGCATCAGCTCAAGCCGAAGCAGAAGCAGGGCCGGGAGGCCGAAGCGCGGAATGCACAGTCCTCCGCCGGCGCGCAGAAATCGCAGCTTGAGGGGCGCAGCTTCCTCTATGTCGGCGGTCGTGATTGCCAGGTGGCGCATTTGCGCCAGATCGCCAGCTCCCATGGTGCCGAGCTGATCCATCATGATGGCGGGCTGCGCGAGGCGGTTTCCCGCATCGACAATATCCTTCCGTCGGTCGACTGTGTGTTTTGCCCCATCGACTGTATCAGCCATGATGCGTGCCTCAGGGTAAAGACCGGCTGCAAGAAGTGGGGCAAGGCATTCGTGCCGCTCCGCAACGGCAGCAAGTCGAGCCTGGAGCGGGCGTTTCTGGATCTGAAGGCGAGCCGAAACAACGCCGGCTGA
- a CDS encoding VOC family protein: protein MTEIEDDDRIEVLPVLPSLNIPETLSFYRDKLGFGTLVYETEDYLILRRDGMELHFWLIDDRSLCEKTSVYLRGGGIADLHREFAARGVDRLSEMALRPWNMEEFYIHDPHGNLLRFGRIPRD, encoded by the coding sequence ATGACCGAGATTGAAGACGATGACCGTATCGAGGTTCTGCCGGTCCTGCCGTCGTTGAACATCCCCGAAACGTTGTCCTTCTATCGGGACAAGCTAGGATTCGGCACGCTTGTTTATGAGACGGAGGACTACCTCATCCTGCGCCGCGACGGCATGGAACTGCATTTCTGGCTGATCGACGACCGTAGCCTGTGCGAGAAGACCTCCGTCTATCTGCGCGGGGGTGGCATCGCCGATCTCCATCGCGAATTCGCCGCAAGGGGTGTTGACCGCCTGAGTGAGATGGCCCTGCGCCCCTGGAACATGGAAGAGTTTTATATCCACGATCCGCATGGGAACCTTTTGCGGTTCGGCCGGATCCCGCGTGACTAA
- a CDS encoding TetR/AcrR family transcriptional regulator: MSIAHHRRKQPERVRQQLLEVAARLSLEQGAAGVTLDAVSQAAGVSKGGLLHHFPNKMALLDGLFDDLTGKLDRTIAEEMRNDAVAHGRFTRAYLSCVFALQDEVDAQGWQVLTIALLSEPQLRERWRQWVADRADEYVGTDSSAGCLLARLAADGLWLADLLKSHDIDSATRQVMRAQLINLSQQ; encoded by the coding sequence ATGTCTATAGCTCATCATCGCCGGAAACAACCCGAACGCGTTCGCCAGCAATTGCTGGAGGTCGCCGCGCGCCTGTCTCTGGAGCAGGGCGCGGCGGGCGTGACGCTGGATGCGGTGTCGCAGGCAGCAGGCGTCAGCAAGGGTGGATTGCTGCATCACTTCCCCAACAAGATGGCGCTGCTGGATGGATTGTTCGACGATCTGACCGGCAAGCTCGACCGGACGATCGCCGAGGAAATGCGCAATGATGCCGTTGCGCATGGCCGCTTTACGCGCGCCTATCTATCCTGTGTCTTTGCGCTGCAGGACGAGGTCGATGCGCAGGGCTGGCAGGTGCTGACCATCGCGCTACTGTCCGAGCCGCAATTGCGGGAGCGCTGGCGGCAATGGGTGGCGGATCGCGCCGACGAATATGTCGGCACCGATTCTTCGGCCGGATGCCTGCTTGCGCGGCTTGCCGCCGATGGTCTGTGGCTGGCGGATCTACTCAAGAGCCACGATATCGATTCGGCAACGCGCCAGGTGATGCGGGCGCAGCTGATCAATCTTTCCCAGCAGTAG